CGCGAATGCGCTCGAAGATCAGCACGTTGGCATCCACTGCCATCCCCAGGGTAAGCACGATACCGGCAATGCCGGGAAGCGTCAGCGTCGCGCCCAAAAGCGACATGACCGCCACCAGCAGCGTCAGGTTGAACGCCAGGGCAAGGTTGGCAAATAGCCCGAATACCTTGTAACGCAGCAGCATGAAGGCGACGACCAGCAAGAGGCCCAGCTCGACCGAGAGCAGGCCGCGCTCGATGTTTTTCTGCCCCAGGCTCGGGCCGATGGTGCGCTCCTGGGCAAAGTAGATGGGCGCGGCCAGCGACCCCGAGCGCAGCAGCAGGGCAAGCTCCGCGGACTCCGAGGACGACTCCAGCCCGGTAATGCGAAAGCTGTTGCCAAAGGCGCTCTGGATGGTGGCCAGGCTGATGATGCCGCGCTCGACGTAGGGATCGCGGACCGTTTTGGTTTCTCCGGTTTCCGGGTCGGTGACTTCGCGGTCCCGGCTTTTGTGCTCGATGAACACCACCGCCATGTTGCGGCCGATGTTGGCCCGGGTGGCGCGGTTCATCAGCGTGCCGCCGGTGCCGTCGAGGTTGATGCTGACCTGGGGGCCGCCGTTTTCGTCAAAGCTCTGGCTGGCGCTGGAAACGCTGTCGCCGCTGATGATCACGTCGCGCAGCACCGTGGCTTCGCGCTCGGGGTTGCTGCGAAAGGCGATGGTTTCGGTTTCGCGTTCCGGGGTATCGGAGCGCGCCTCCAGGCGGAATTCCAGGTTGGCCGTGGCGCCGACGATGCGCTTGGCCGCCGTGGTGTCCTGGACCCCGGGCAGCTCCACGACGATGCGGTTGGGCCCCTGGCGCTGGACCTTGGGCTCGGCCACGCCCAGCTCGTTGACGCGGTTGCGCAGCGTCGTGAGGTTCTGGTTGATGGCGTAGTCCTGAATCTCGCTGACCTTCTGGTCGGTGAGCGTCATGACAAGCGTCGCGCCTCGGCCGTCGCCTTCGCTTTGGTAGTCGAAGTCGGGAAACTCCCGGCTGATCAGCCGGCGGGCGTCGTCGCGGTCCTCGGCGCTGGCAAACTCCAGCGACAGCGAGCGATCGTCGATCTCGGTGTTGCGGTAGCGGATGCGTTCGTCGCGCAAAAGTTCGCGCATGGCGCTGGCGTTGACTTCCAGGCGCTGGGTAAGGGCCGCGTCCATGTCGACTTCGAGCAGAAAGTGAACGCCGCCGCGCAGGTCAAGCCCCAGCGTCATCGGCGAGGCGTTGAAAGCCTTGAGCCAGCCAGGCGTGGCCTCGGCGAGGTTGAGCGCCACGGTGACATCGTCGTCATCCAGGGTGTCGTTGATGAGATCCCGGGCGCGCAGCTGGTCGTCGGCGTTGTTCAGCCGCAAGAGCCACTGGCCGTCCTGCTGCTCGGTACGCTTGACGGCGATATCGTTGTCTTGCAGGACGTCGGTGACGCGGTCGCGCTGTCTTTCGCTCAGCGCGCTGCCCTGGGTGCTGATCTGGACGGCGGGATCTGCGGGGAACAGGTTGGGAAGCGAGTAGATCAGTCCGGTCACCAACACGACCAGAATGAGCAGATACTTCCACAGGGGATAACGGTTGAGCATGTAAGCCCTGCCTTGAATAACAAACGGAGCGCTGCGCGCCGTGGGTCAGCGCGCAGCAAGGCGTGTCATCGTTCACCGTGGCATCCCTGCCGGTGCTGGCTGGCGGCGTCCGGCAGGGCAGAAGCGGATCAGATGGACTTGATGGTGCCCTTGGGCAGCACGGCGGCCACGGCGCTTTTCTGCACGTTGACCGTGGTGCCGTCGGCCACTTCCATGCTCAGAAACTCGTCGCTGATTTTGGTGACGCGCCCGACCAGGCCGCCGCCGATGACGATTTCGTCCCCCTTTTCCAGGTTGGCGATCAGCTGTTTGTGCTGCTTGGCGCGCTTGGCCTGGGGGCGCCACAGCAGGAAGTAGAAGATCACCACAAAACCGACCAGCATGACGATCTGGGCGATGCCGCCGCCGGCAGCGCCGCCGGCGTCCTGGGCGTGGGCTTGGGAAATGAGAAGATCCAGCATTCAAAGCACTCCTAGGTTGACAAGCAAAGTGGGCGAGCAAAAAGCGTTTACCTGGTCTGAACACAGGCAGGTGAAATCGTTGTACGAGAACGGCGTGCCACCGACGGCGGTCATTCGGGCGCAGGGGGCACGGGCAGGCCACGCCGGGCGTAGAATGTCTCCACGAAGGGCGCCAATGTACCCGCTTCGATTGCCGCGCGCAAATCTGCCATCAGGCGCTGGTAATGGCGTAAATTGTGCATGGTGTTGAGCATCGAGCCGAGCATTTCGTTGCAGCGGTAAAGGTGGTGCAGGTAGGCCCGGGAAAAGTGCCGGCAGGCGTAGCAGTCGCAGCCGTCTTCCAGCGGGCCGGTGGCAAAGCGGTGCACGGCGTTGCGGATCTTGACCGTGCCTTCAGCGGTGAACAGATGGCCGTTGCGGGCGTTGCGGGTAGGCATCACGCAGTCGAACATGTCAACGCCCCGGCGCACGCCTTCCACCAGGTCTGCAGGCGTGCCCACGCCCATCAGGTAGCGGGGGGTATCGTCGGGCATCCAGCCGGGCAGATAGTCGAGCACCCGGAGCATCTCTTCCTTGGGCTCGCCCACGGAGAGCCCGCCGATGGCCAGGCCGTCAAAGCCGATATCCAGAAGGCCCTTGAGCGAGCGTTCGCGCAGATCGTCGTGCATCCCGCCCTGGATGATGCCGAACAGCGCCGAGGGCGAATCGCCGTGGGCATCCCGCGAACGCCGGGCCCAGCGCAGGGAGCGCTCCATGGAGTGCTCGGCCTCGGCGTGGGTCGCCGGGTAGGGCGTGCACTCGTCAAAGATCATGACCACGTCGGAGCCCAGCGAGCGCTGCACGGCCATGGACTCTTCCGGGCCCATGAAGACCTTCGCGCCGTCTACCGGGGAGCGGAAATGCACGCCGTCTTCGCTGATCTTGCGCGTCTTGCCCAGGGAAAATACCTGAAAGCCGCCGGAGTCGGTGAGAATCGGCCTGTCCCACTGGGCGAAGTCGTGCAGATCGCCGTGGGCCTCGATGACCTCGACTCCCGGGCGCAGCCACAGGTGGAAGGTGTTGCCCAGAATGATGTCGGCGCCGATCTCCTTGACCGACTCGGGCGTCATGCCCTTGACCGTGCCGTAGGTGCCCACGGGCATGAAGGCCGGTGTTTCGACGATGCCGCGGGGGAAGTGCAGCCGTCCGCGGCGGGCGCGGCCGTCGTCGGCCAGGCGTTCGAAATCCATGAAGCAGTCGCTTCGCTTGTGGGGGTTTTGCATGTCAAAAGCTCGTCAGGAACAGGGCGAAAAGCGCGGGGTCAGGGAGCGCGTCGGGTCAGCAGCATGGCGTCGCCGTAGCTGAAAAACGCGTAGCGCTCGGCCACCGCGGCGCGGTAGGCGGCAAGCGTGTTGTCATGGCCGATAAACGCCGCGACCAGCATCAGAAGCGTCGACTCCGGCAGGTGGAAGTTGGTAATCAGCGCGTCCACGCAGCGCCACCGGTAGCCCGGGTAGATAAAGATGTCGGTGTCGCCGCGGTAGGGCGCAAGAGTGCCGTCGGCGGCGCCGGCGGTTTCCAGGCAGCGCACGGCGGTCGTGCCCACGGCGATCACGCGCCGGCCGGCGGCGCGGGCGGCGTTGACCCTGGCACAGGCGGTTTCGTCCACCTCGAGCCATTCGCTGTGCATGTGGTGGTCGCGGATGTCGTCGGCGCGCACCGGCTGAAAGGTGCCCGCGCCCACGTGGAGGGTGACAAAGGCGCTTTCCACGCCCTTTTCGGCGAGCGCATCCAGCAGCGGCCGGTCAAAGTGCAGCCCGGCAGTGGGGGCGGCCACCGCGCCGTCGTGACGGGCGTAGACCGTCTGGTAGCGTTCGCGGTCGCTCCACTCGTCTTCCCGGGTAATGTAGGGCGGCAGCGGCATGTGGCCGTGGCGCTCGAGCAGCTCGATCATCGGCGTCTCGCCTGAAAAACGCAGCTCGAAAAGGGCTTCTCGGCGAGCCTCCACCACGGCGCGAACGCCGCCTTCAAAGACGATCTCGGTGCCGGGCCTGGGCGCTTTGCTAGCGCGCAGGTGGGCAAGCCCCCGGTGGGCGTCCAGCGGGCGCTCCAGCAGCATTTCCACCCGCCCGCCGCTGGTCTTGTGGCCGTGCAGCCGGGCGGGAATCACCCGGGTGTCGTTGAAGACCAGCAGGTCGCCGGGCTCGAGCATGCCGAGAAGCTCGGGAAAGCGGCGATGCTCGAGCCAGCCGTCGTCGTCGGCGCACAGCAGGCGGCAGTCGCTGCGCTGCTCGGACGGGTAGCGGGCAATCAGCTCCTCGGGGAGCTCGTAGGCGAAGTCGGCACGCTGCATGGCAAGGCTCGCGTAGAGTCCGGGGCGGGCCCGGAGGGGATAAAAAACGGCGCACAGGATAGCGCGTTGGCGCGCCAAAGTCAGGCGTTACAATTGACGCCAAACCCGTGAACCGTATAATGCACGCCTGTTGCCGGTGTGGCGGAATGGGTAGACGCAGTGGATTCAAAATCCGCCGCCCTCACGGGCGTGCCGGTTCGAGTCCGGCCACCGGCACCATCGAATACGAGAGAAGGCCCGATGCTGATGCGTCGGGCTTTTTTGTGGGCAATATCCCACTCCCGGCGGGCCATTAGGCATCGCTGTGTTTTTCTACCGGAAAGCGGGTGTCGCGCAGGCTGTCCTTGATCTTTTTCAGGTGGGGGAGAAAGTCTTCGCCCCGGCGCAGGGTGACCCCGGTGGCCAGGGTATCCACCAGCGCCAGCTGAATTATCCGCGAAGTCATGGGCATATAGTGGTCGGTGTCTTCGGGGGTGACGACTTCGAGCACGGCGCTGCACTCCCGGGTCAGCGGCGAGTCCGGCGCGGTGATGCCGAGCACCACGGCGCCGGCCTCGCGGGCAACCCGTGCAATGTCGACAAGCTCCCGGGTGCGCCCGGTGTAGGAAATCACCACCACCACGTCGCCGGTGTGGCAGGCGGCGGCAATCATCCGCTGCATGAGCACGTCCACATAGGCCATGACCGGCAGGTTGAAGCGGAAAAACTTGTGCTGGGCGTCCTGGGCGACGGCGCCGGAAGCGCCGAGGCCGAAAAAGTGGATCTGCTTGGCCTGGGTCAGATAGTCCACCATGCGCTCCACGGCGTCCATGTCGATGCTCCGGCGGGCTTCGTCCAGGGCGGCAATGGTGGCGCCGAAAATCTTGCTGGTGTATTGGCTGGCGCTGTCGCCGGGCTCTACCGCTCGGGTGACATAGGGCGTGCCGCCGGCGAGGCTCTGGGCCAGCTGGATCTTGAAGTCGGGGTAGCCCTTGGCGTCGAAGTTGCGGCAGAAGCGGTTGACCGTGGGCTCGCTGACCCCGGCGGCCTGGGCGAGGCTGGCAATGCTCAGGCTGGTGGCGGCGGTGGGGTCGTCGAGAATCACGCAGGCAACCTTGCGCTCCGAGCGGTTGAGGTCTTCCTGGCGCTGGCGCAGGCGGTCAAGCAGGTCGTGGGCCATCAGAGTCTCCGTGGACGGGGGCAAGCGGGGCGCGACGCGTCTGCCCGGCGGCGGTAGCACAAGGGCGGTTGGGCGCGTGAGCTATCCGGATGATACCGGAATAGCGCCTGCCGGCTTAAGCCTTGCGCGCCGGGTGCAGATAAATTATCCGCCGACGGCGTGGCCGCCTGCGCGGGGATGATGGCATAATGCCCCGATTTGAGGCCGGCAGCGCCCGGCTTTGCAAGGCCTCTTCTGACAGCTTTCCAATACAGGCGTAGGCGGTGACTAGCGAAACTCGAAAATGGCCGGTGCACAGGTGGCTCGTGCTGGGGCTCTGTGCCCTGCTGGCGCTGCTGCAGTACAAGCTGTGGCTGGGGCGCGGCGGGGTGCAGGAGCTGCACCAGGTGCAGGGGCGGGTGGCGGCCCAAGAAGCCGTCAACGCCCCCATGCGCGAGCGCAACGACCGGCTGGCGGCCGAGGTCAGGGACCTCAAGACCGGCCTTGACGCCGTGGAAGAAAGGGCCCGAAGCGATATGGGCATGGTGCGCGCCGACGAGCAGTTCTTCTGGGTGCCCGGAGCAGAGCCGTGAGCCGGACGACCTGGCTTGTGGTGCCCGCTGCCGGTCAGGGACGGCGCATGGGCGGCGATCGCCCCAAGCAGTATCTGTCGCTTGCCGGCGAGGCGCTGCTCGCGCGCACCCTTGGCCGCCTGTATCAGGCGCTGCCCGACGCGCACCTGGCGCTGTGCCTGGACGACGGCGATCGCTGGTTTCGGCCCGAGTGGGTGCCGTTTGCCCGCTGGCGGCGAGTCACGGGAGGCGCCGAGCGCATGGACAGCGTGCTTGGCGCGCTGCGCGCCGTTCCCGCCGCCGACGGCGATACGGTGCTGGTGCACGACGTTGCTCGGCCCTGCGTGATGCCTGATGACGTCCGCGCGCTGGCCGACGCGGCGGCGAAGAGTGCGGACGGAGCGCTGCTGGCCATGCCGGTAGCCGATACCATGAAGCGCGCCACGCCCGAGGGCACCTGCGCGCATACCGAACCCCGCGATGGTTTGTGGCACGCGCTGACGCCCCAGGGATTTCGCTACGGGCTGCTGCGCCGAGCGCTGGAGCACTCGCTTGCCGGCGGCGCGGCGGTCACCGACGAGGCCTCGGCGGTAGAGGCGCTGGGAAAAAGGCCCCGGCTGGTGAGCGGGCGGCGGGACAACCTCAAGGTGACTCACCCGGACGACCTGGCGCTGGCCACCGCTATCCTGGCGGCCCAGGAAGCCTGACGGTAAACAGGCCCTGCCGCCTCTGCCGTCGGTTAACAGAAACGTTTTGCTATCAGGAGGTTGCCATGCGCATCGGCCACGGCTTTGATGTCCACCGCTTGGGTCCCGGCGATCACGTGATGATTGGCGGCGTCAGGCTGCCCTTCGCGCACGGGTTTGTCGCCCACTCCGACGGCGACGTGCTGCTGCACGCGCTGTGCGATGCGCTGCTGGGCGCCTGCGCGCTGGGCGATATCGGCCGCCATTTTCCCGATACCGATCCGGCCTGGAAGGGTGCCGACAGCCGCGACCTGCTGCGCCGAGTGCTGGCGCTGGTCGAGGGCGAAGGCTTCGCGCCGGTCAACCTGGACGCCACGCTGATGGCCCAGGCGCCAACAATGGCGCCGCACATCGACGCCATGCGCGAGACCATCGCCGACGACCTTCAGCTTTCGCTGGGCCAGGTCAACGTCAAGGCCACGACCACCGAGCGGCTGGGCTTTACCGGCCGCGGCGAAGGCATCGCCGCCGAGGCGGTGGTGCTGCTGGCGCGGCGCGGCTCATGAGCCCGGAGCCTGGCTGGGCGCGCTGTCTGGACGCCGCCTTCGGCCCGCCGCTGCCCGGCGAGTACCGCGCCGCGCCGGAGGACTTCCTCGTCGACGAGGAGCTCGACTTTGCGCCGGAAGGCCGCGGCGAGCATCTCTGGCTGCGTATCGAAAAGCGCGAGCAAACCACGCTTGACGTGGTCAGAACGCTTTCGCGGCTGTGCGGCGTCACGCCGCGCGAAGTGGGCTACTCGGGAATGAAGGACCGCTTTGCCGTCACCCGCCAGTGGCTCAGCGTTCACCTGCCCGGCCGGGACGCCCCGGAGATGCTGGAGACGCGGCTCAGCGCGCTTGGCATTGCGGTGCTGGAACAGGGGCGCCATCCGCGCAAGCTCAAGCGCGGCGTGCACCGCGCCAACCGCTTTGCCCTGCGCGTGGGCGGCGAGGCCGTTGACGCCGAAAGCTTCAGCGCACGCTGGCAGGCGCTGTGCGAGGGCGGCGTGCCCAACTATTTCGGCCCCCAGCGGTTCGGTGCCCAAGGGCGCAACCTTCAGCGGGCCCGGGCGCTGCTGGCCCGGGGCTGGCGCAAGCGCGACGATCGCCAGGGCATGCTGCTGTCCAGCGCGCGCAGCTTTCTTTTCAACGAACTGCTGAGCGCGCGGCTGACGGCGGGCTGCTGGGCAATGCCGCTGGCCGGCGATACGCTGATGCTCGACGGTACCCAAAGCCTGTTTGCCGTGGAGTGCGTGGATGCCGCGATCAAGCGCCGCGCCGCCGAGCTTGATCTGCACCCCATCGGGCCGCTGTGGGGCCAGGGCGAGGGCGAGAGCAGGGGGGAGGTGGAATCCGCCGCGCCCGCACGGCGCTTCGAGCTGCGGCTGGAACAGGCGCATCCGGCGCTGTGTGAAGGCATCGAGCGGGCCGGGGCCAAAAGCGCCTGGCGGGCGCTGCGCTTGCGTCTGGGCACGCCCGAGCTGACGCCGCTGGGTAGCGGCGCCAGGCTTGAGTTTTCGCTGCCCAGAGGCAGCTTCGCCACCGCCGTGCTGCGCGAGCTGCTCGCCCATGGGGATTTTGCCCCGTGGCCCGCGGCTTGAGACCGGGTATCAACGACACCCTGGCAGGTGAGGAACAAGGAGTGAGATCATGCGGCGACTGCTGCTTTCCAACGACGACGGCGTTCACGCGCCGGGGCTGCGGGCGTTGTACGACGGGCTGATCGCCCATGCCAACGTGCGCGTGGTGGCGCCCGACAGGGACCGCAGCGGCGCGAGCAACTCGCTGACGCTGTCGCGTCCGCTGGCGCTCACCGCGCTGGAAAACGGTTTTTACAGCGTCGACGGCACGCCCGCCGACTGCGTCTACCTGGGCGTCAACGGCGTCTGGGACGAAAAGCCCGATCTGGTGATTTCGGGCATCAACCACGGCGGCAACCTGGGCGACGACGTGCTCTATTCCGGCACCGTGGCGGCGGCCATGGAAGGGCGCGTGCTGGGCATGACGGCGATTGCGGTATCGCTTTGCGGGCGGCGTCATTTTGACAGCGCCGCCCGGGTGGCGGCGACGCTGGTGGGGGCGGCGGGTAACCTGTCGCTGCCGCCGCGCACGCTGCTCAACGTCAACGTGCCGGACCTCCCCTGGGACGCTATCCAGGGCGTCAGGGTGACCCGCATGGGCTATCGCGGCCCGGCGGAAAAGCCCGTGGAAACCCGCGATCCGCGCGGGCGCACGCGCTACTGGATTGCCCCGGCGGGGGCCAACGCCGACGACGGCGAAGACACCGACTTTGCCGCCGTCGAGGCCGGCTGGGTGTCGATCACCCCGCTGCAGACCGACCTGACGCGCCACCCGGCGCGCGCCGACGTGCAGGACTGGCTGGATGCGTTCGCCTGATGTTGATGCTCTCAAGCGACGCGGGCGAGGCATGACTTCCCCGCGCACACGAAACCGCATGGTGGCGCGGCTGGCGCGCCAGGGTATCCGCGACTCGGGCGTGCTCGAGGTGATGGCACAAGAGCCCCGCCATCTGTTCGTCGACGAGGCGCTTGCTCACCGCGCCTACGAGGACAGCCCGCTGCCCATCGGCTTTGGCCAGACGCTTTCCAGCCCGTTCATCGTGGCACGCATGACCGAGCTTGTGCGCCAGGAAGCGCCCGAGCGGGTGCTGGAGCTGGGCACCGGCTCGGGCTATCAGGCGCTGCTGCTTTCAAGGCTGGTGCCGGCGGTATATTCCGTGGAGCGCATTGCGGCGCTGCATCGCCGAGCCGCCCGGCGCCTGGCCGAGCTTGGGTCCTCGGCGCGCCTCAGGGTGTCCGACGGCACTCAAGGATGGGCAGAAGCCGCGCCGTTTGACGTCATTTTACTCACTGCCTGCGCGCGCGCGCTGCCCGAGGCACTGCTCGAGCAGCTAAGCGACGGCGGCAGGCTGATTGCCCCGCTGGAAACCCCCGACGGCGAGCAGTCGCTGGTTCAGGTGCGCCGCCAGGGACGTACCTTTGAACGGCGTCGGCTTGCGTCCGTACGCTTTGTCCCCCTGCTGGAAGGAGTCGTGGAGTGAACCGTTCCACCCTGCGCGTATTTATCACCGGTGCCGGCATGGGGGCAGCCGACGCGGTGCCCGGCGTGTCCGGCGGTACCATCGCCTTTATCAGCGGCTTTTACGCCGAGCTGATCCACACCATCCGCCAGTTCGGCCCGGGCGTTTTTGGCGTCTGGCGGCGCGGCGGGCTGAAGGGCGTTGCCCGTCATCTGAATCTGGCCTTTCTGCTGCCGCTGCTGGCCGGCGTGGCGCTTGCCGTCTTCAGCGTGGCGCACCTGGCCGTGTGGCTGATGGAAGCCTACCCGCTGCTGCTGGACGGCTTCTTTTTTGGTCTGGTTGCGGCCTCGGCGCTGGTGGTCAACAAAGCCCGGGAGCGCTTCAAGTGGCGCTACCTGATTATCCTCGGGCTGGGGCTGGTTCTGGCCCGGGCGCTGCCGTCGCTGATGCCGTTGATCATGGCCGTAGGCAACGACTCGCTGATGCTGGTCATTGCCGGCAGCATTGCCATCAGCGCGATGCTGCTGCCGGGGGTGTCGGGCAGCTTTCTGCTGCTGTCCATGGGGCTTTACGGCAGCGTCATGCAGGCCGTGCGCGGGCTTGACCTGACGGTGATGGCGCTGTTCGGCGGCGGCTGCGTGCTCGGTTTGATGCTGTTTTCACGCTTGCTGTCATGGCTGTTGCAACGGCATCATGCCGCCACCATGCAGCTGCTGCTGGGATTTATCCTCGGCTCGCTGCCGCTTCTCTGGCCGTGGCGCGAGCTGGTACGCTACCAGATGGGGTCGGACGGGCAGCTGATTCCGCTGGCGCACCGCTATCTGCTGCCCGGCGACTACGCTACGCTCACCGGAGCATCGGCGCAGACTCTTGGCGTGCTGGGCCTAATGCTCGCCGGCGCGCTACTTGTGGTGATGCTTCACCGCCAGGCCAACCGAACAGGCGCTGATCAACAGGAGACATAGTCGCATGCGCAAGATTTTCGTGATGTCCGTGCTGGCCCTGGCCGTCGCCGGCTGCGCCAACCAGCAGCAGTCCCGCCCCCAGGTGCGCGACGTAAGCGATGCCCAGCAGGCGGTCGAAAGCACGCCTCGCTATACCGTCAAGGCAGGGGATACTCTCTACGGCATTGCCTGGGAGCACAACCTCGACTATCGCCGGCTGGCTACGCTGAACGATATTGATCCGCCCTACAACATTTATCCGGGACAGAAGATTCGCCTGCGCGAGGGCGAGCAGGCCGGTGCCGACCGCAAGCTGGCCGGAACCGATACGCCGCCCGCGGGGCAGCAAAAGAGCGGAGCCGTGACCACGGGGCTGGATTCGTCTTCAGCCGCGGCCGGGCAGGGCGGCGCCGACAGCCAGGAGGTCGACTGGCTTTTGCCCGACGAGCCGGTACCCGCCGAGAAGGAAGACCGCCAGGACGAGGAGCAGGGCCAGGACCAGGAGCGGGACAAGGAGCCCACCGTGGCCGATAGCGAGAAGAAAGACGCCGCGCCGGCCGGTCGCGACGCCGACAGGCCAGACGACCCGGCGGACAGCAAGGCCGCCAAGGCCAGGGAAGCCGCCGACGACAAGGGCCAGGTGGCCAAGGCCGGCGAAAGCCAGGAAGCCGGGGCGGGCAAGGCGTCAGAGGCCGCCGCCGAGGAGGGGCGTGACAAGCGCAGCTATACGCCGGCGAAGAATATCGACTGGCAGTGGCCGGCGAACGGCGAGCTGGTAGGCCGCTTTGATGACGAAGGTAGTATTACCGCGGGCATTGATATCGCCGGGGAAAAAGGTCAATCTGTCAAGGCGGCCGGCCCGGGAATCGTGGTCTACGCAGGCAGCGGCGTACGCGGCTACGGCAATCTGGTATTGCTCAAGCACAACGATCAGTTCTTGTCGGCGTATGCCCACAACGATAGCTTGAACGTCAGCGAGAACGAAGTGATCAAGACGGGCGAAGTGATTGCCACCATGGGCAATAGCGATGCGGAAAACGTCAGGCTGCATTTTGAGGTACGCAAGAACGGCGAGCCCCAGGATCCGCTCGAGTATCTGCCTTCACGCTAGTCCCCGCGCTTTTTCTGCTGTCACAAGGCCCGCGGCCTTTGGTTGCCGTACCGCCGCAAAACAACAACAACGCCGGACATGGCGTGCGGGCAACGCCCCGGCGTGTCGACGGAGTGCCCGGTAAAAAGCGCCAGGTAGGCGCTGGGGGTAAGGGATGAGCACGGTAGAGCAAGATCTGCAGGAAGTGGACCTGAACGCGGTGGAAGAAGCGCTGGAGGCGCTTGACGACAAGCAGACCGCGGCGGAAGAAGAGGCATTTGAAAGAGCCCTTGGACGGGAAGATCGGTCGCGTGCCCAAAGCCTTGACGCGACCCAGATTTACCTCAACGAAATCGGCTTCTCGCCGCTGCTGACGCCGGAGGAGGAGGTGTTTTACGGGCGCCTGGCGCGCCAGGGCGACCCGCTGGGCCGGTCGCGAATGATCGAGTCCAACCTGCGGCTGGTGGTCAAGATTGCCCGGCGCTATCTGAACCGCGGCCTTACGCTGCTTGACC
This DNA window, taken from Halomonas piscis, encodes the following:
- a CDS encoding DUF368 domain-containing protein translates to MNRSTLRVFITGAGMGAADAVPGVSGGTIAFISGFYAELIHTIRQFGPGVFGVWRRGGLKGVARHLNLAFLLPLLAGVALAVFSVAHLAVWLMEAYPLLLDGFFFGLVAASALVVNKARERFKWRYLIILGLGLVLARALPSLMPLIMAVGNDSLMLVIAGSIAISAMLLPGVSGSFLLLSMGLYGSVMQAVRGLDLTVMALFGGGCVLGLMLFSRLLSWLLQRHHAATMQLLLGFILGSLPLLWPWRELVRYQMGSDGQLIPLAHRYLLPGDYATLTGASAQTLGVLGLMLAGALLVVMLHRQANRTGADQQET
- a CDS encoding protein-L-isoaspartate(D-aspartate) O-methyltransferase, whose translation is MRSPDVDALKRRGRGMTSPRTRNRMVARLARQGIRDSGVLEVMAQEPRHLFVDEALAHRAYEDSPLPIGFGQTLSSPFIVARMTELVRQEAPERVLELGTGSGYQALLLSRLVPAVYSVERIAALHRRAARRLAELGSSARLRVSDGTQGWAEAAPFDVILLTACARALPEALLEQLSDGGRLIAPLETPDGEQSLVQVRRQGRTFERRRLASVRFVPLLEGVVE
- a CDS encoding peptidoglycan DD-metalloendopeptidase family protein, which codes for MRKIFVMSVLALAVAGCANQQQSRPQVRDVSDAQQAVESTPRYTVKAGDTLYGIAWEHNLDYRRLATLNDIDPPYNIYPGQKIRLREGEQAGADRKLAGTDTPPAGQQKSGAVTTGLDSSSAAAGQGGADSQEVDWLLPDEPVPAEKEDRQDEEQGQDQERDKEPTVADSEKKDAAPAGRDADRPDDPADSKAAKAREAADDKGQVAKAGESQEAGAGKASEAAAEEGRDKRSYTPAKNIDWQWPANGELVGRFDDEGSITAGIDIAGEKGQSVKAAGPGIVVYAGSGVRGYGNLVLLKHNDQFLSAYAHNDSLNVSENEVIKTGEVIATMGNSDAENVRLHFEVRKNGEPQDPLEYLPSR